A single Camelus bactrianus isolate YW-2024 breed Bactrian camel chromosome 1, ASM4877302v1, whole genome shotgun sequence DNA region contains:
- the NDUFB4 gene encoding NADH dehydrogenase [ubiquinone] 1 beta subcomplex subunit 4, with the protein MSSSKYEPSRLATQPSTLDPAEYDISPEARKAQAERLAIRSRLKREYLLQYNDPSRRGVIEDPALIRWTYARSSNIYPNFRPTPKTSLLGALFGIGPLFFWFYVFKTDRDKKKKLIQEGKLDRTFNISY; encoded by the exons ATGTCGTCCTCCAAGTACGAGCCGTCCCGCCTAGCCACCCAACCCTCTACCCTCGACCCAGCTGAATACGACATATCTCCGGAAGCCCGGAAGGCACAAGCCGAGCGGTTGGCCATAAGATCCCGGCTTAAACGAGAGTACCTACTTCAGTACAACGACCCCAGCCGCCGAGGGGTCATC gaAGATCCTGCCTTGATTCGCTGGACCTACGCAAGATCATCAAATATCTATCCCAATTTCAGACCCACTCCCAAGACCTCACTGTTAGGAGCTCTATTTGGAATTGGGCCCCTCTTCTTCTGgttttatgttttcaaaactGACAGA GATAAGAAAAAGAAGCTTATCCAGGAAGGAAAATTGGATCGAACATTTAACATCTCATATTAA